The following proteins are encoded in a genomic region of Mycolicibacterium rutilum:
- a CDS encoding Eco57I restriction-modification methylase domain-containing protein, with the protein MKLFNTPLLRRQSASFDVADETIRAAAQIIDGWASSLKSSGLSITKETSVQGPFLTKIFQDCLGYKLQGGGDATYHLIPELSIGQDSADAGLGFYSRNLKTDLAVVELKDAGTSLDKKQLGRARKETPVEQGYRYANKIDSCKWIIVSNFREIRLYSKYRSEDYFESFSLEKLADPSEFKTFYYLLCRQNLIDPSGTSEIDNLLAQSSQYSRNITDQFYDDYSERRLALFDDLVLENPQVAPPVLLEKTQKILDRLIFVCFCEDSSVRLLPTNTVDGIIKSAAQSFEQTGVELWKQCRGLFRAIDRGNLQRIPPINAYNGGLFAQDDQLDALVIRDAVLKPVLELHAYDFHSDLDVNVLGHVFEQSVADIEAIKAELEGTPVAKRSTKQRKEGIYYTPEYLTRYIVEMTLGAYLEEHPDRLETLKVLDPACGSGAFLNQAHTHLKKSYALRRDEIEAAALEQQEQAQLDAQKRRKRSARVAGLFEATKDGIAVRRDLSQEWAYANDAALLRHLFGVDLNEESAEITKLSLWLKTARADEPLENLEKNIKVGNSLIDDPSLAFEKAFTWVEEFPEILSDHAGFDVVIGNPPWGAELPEGPSDYIVRRYPHSSQQHKDTYKHFIELALGLIRPGGYLGFVTPSTLLYQPRYTDVREYLDNYNWTCINLGEKIFPRVNLPCCLILVKKESATKKRRLFNLTEVPRDELHSILASNELAQYAEIDPLLIMSNAAVVPLDKVLLMKDAGVKHQRVGVGLVNKGKTDLRQRLYSLEPEADTYPLLTGSDINRYSSPSMVSLYLRKNYKSVLRDNEIVYFDEAMMRAGEKLLWRQTADKIRATLAKDQWFANTVQGAIIREEYKDKVDPYFVLGVLNSSLYEKLYRQKVLESGRLFPQVKLSYLKELPFIVADAQTQRTVRDAVKEVMRLTDDFANLAARTGAFLFRRYNVKVKGLPDGAQLAAAVKKRNRLTIPETEEFLEWYTDRLGEIERTQAAIATNEALIDAEVNKLFSVAQL; encoded by the coding sequence GTGAAGTTGTTCAACACACCACTGCTCCGTCGGCAGAGTGCGAGCTTCGATGTTGCAGATGAGACGATCAGGGCAGCGGCGCAGATTATCGATGGTTGGGCGTCCTCGCTGAAGTCGAGCGGCCTTTCTATCACCAAAGAGACAAGCGTCCAGGGCCCTTTTCTCACGAAGATTTTCCAAGACTGTTTGGGTTACAAGCTCCAAGGAGGGGGAGACGCAACCTATCACCTGATACCGGAGCTCTCGATTGGACAGGACTCGGCAGACGCCGGCCTCGGGTTCTATAGCCGAAACCTCAAGACAGACCTCGCTGTAGTCGAGCTGAAAGACGCCGGCACGTCGTTAGATAAGAAGCAGCTCGGCCGAGCCCGGAAAGAAACTCCCGTAGAGCAGGGCTACCGGTACGCCAATAAAATCGACTCCTGCAAATGGATTATCGTTTCCAACTTCCGCGAGATAAGGCTGTACAGCAAATATCGATCGGAAGACTATTTCGAATCGTTCTCGCTCGAAAAGCTCGCGGATCCTTCAGAATTCAAAACTTTCTATTACCTATTATGTCGTCAAAATTTGATTGATCCCTCCGGCACATCGGAGATCGATAACCTTCTGGCCCAAAGCAGCCAGTATTCGCGCAACATAACCGATCAGTTCTACGATGATTACAGTGAGCGACGTCTAGCTCTTTTCGATGACTTGGTGTTAGAAAACCCGCAAGTGGCTCCGCCGGTCCTTTTAGAGAAGACGCAGAAGATCCTCGATCGGCTGATCTTCGTTTGCTTCTGTGAGGACAGCAGTGTGCGCCTGCTGCCGACCAACACGGTTGACGGAATAATCAAGTCGGCCGCCCAATCATTCGAACAAACCGGAGTCGAACTCTGGAAGCAGTGCCGTGGTCTGTTCAGGGCTATCGACCGCGGAAATCTTCAACGCATTCCGCCTATCAACGCATACAACGGAGGATTGTTTGCACAGGACGACCAGCTTGATGCCTTAGTAATCCGCGACGCCGTCCTTAAGCCCGTTCTTGAACTGCATGCATACGACTTCCACAGTGACCTAGATGTAAATGTGTTAGGTCACGTCTTCGAGCAGAGCGTCGCTGACATAGAGGCGATAAAAGCAGAACTCGAGGGGACGCCTGTTGCCAAGCGATCTACCAAGCAACGAAAAGAAGGCATCTACTACACGCCTGAATACTTGACCAGATATATCGTCGAGATGACCCTGGGTGCTTACCTGGAAGAACATCCAGACCGGCTCGAGACGCTCAAGGTTCTAGATCCTGCGTGCGGGAGTGGAGCGTTTTTGAACCAAGCGCATACACACCTCAAGAAGTCGTACGCTCTCCGCCGCGACGAGATCGAGGCTGCCGCCCTCGAACAGCAAGAACAAGCGCAACTCGATGCACAGAAGCGGAGAAAGAGGTCCGCACGAGTGGCCGGCCTCTTCGAAGCCACAAAGGACGGAATCGCGGTTCGAAGGGACCTAAGCCAGGAATGGGCCTACGCGAATGACGCTGCTCTGCTCCGCCACTTATTTGGCGTCGACTTAAACGAAGAAAGCGCTGAGATCACAAAACTTAGCCTGTGGCTTAAGACCGCTAGAGCCGACGAACCGCTCGAAAATCTCGAAAAGAATATTAAAGTAGGTAACAGCCTTATTGATGACCCTTCGCTAGCCTTCGAGAAGGCGTTCACTTGGGTTGAAGAGTTCCCCGAAATTCTCAGCGATCACGCTGGATTCGACGTCGTTATCGGAAACCCGCCTTGGGGCGCGGAGCTGCCGGAAGGTCCGAGCGATTACATCGTTCGGAGATATCCCCACTCGTCGCAGCAACACAAGGATACCTACAAGCATTTCATTGAGTTGGCGCTCGGCTTGATTCGTCCGGGTGGCTACCTCGGCTTCGTCACTCCCAGCACTCTCCTCTATCAACCGCGCTACACAGATGTGCGCGAATATCTGGACAATTACAATTGGACTTGCATAAATTTAGGCGAGAAGATCTTTCCTCGCGTTAATCTGCCGTGCTGTCTAATTCTTGTGAAGAAGGAGTCCGCCACCAAGAAGCGGAGACTATTCAATCTCACGGAGGTTCCTCGCGACGAACTCCACTCCATACTAGCGTCTAATGAATTGGCGCAGTACGCGGAGATCGACCCATTATTAATCATGAGCAATGCAGCAGTGGTGCCGCTAGATAAGGTTCTGCTCATGAAAGACGCCGGCGTCAAGCATCAACGCGTTGGTGTTGGCCTCGTGAATAAGGGTAAGACCGACCTACGGCAGCGACTGTATTCGCTTGAGCCAGAGGCCGATACGTATCCGTTGTTGACCGGCTCAGATATAAATCGGTATTCATCTCCCAGCATGGTAAGTCTCTACTTGCGGAAGAACTACAAATCAGTTCTGCGGGACAACGAAATTGTCTATTTTGATGAAGCGATGATGCGAGCAGGCGAAAAGCTCCTGTGGCGTCAAACGGCCGATAAGATCAGGGCAACTTTAGCTAAAGACCAGTGGTTCGCAAATACTGTACAAGGCGCCATAATTCGCGAAGAGTATAAAGACAAGGTCGACCCATACTTTGTACTCGGGGTTCTAAACTCATCCCTATATGAGAAATTGTACCGCCAGAAAGTTCTGGAAAGCGGTCGCCTATTTCCTCAAGTCAAACTTTCTTATCTCAAGGAATTGCCGTTTATTGTGGCTGACGCTCAGACACAGCGCACGGTTCGCGATGCAGTAAAAGAAGTCATGAGGCTAACAGATGACTTCGCCAACCTGGCCGCTAGAACTGGTGCCTTCCTGTTCAGGCGGTACAACGTGAAGGTAAAAGGCCTGCCCGATGGCGCGCAACTTGCCGCTGCCGTGAAGAAACGGAACCGGCTGACGATCCCAGAGACAGAGGAGTTTCTTGAGTGGTACACAGATCGTCTTGGGGAAATTGAGCGTACCCAGGCGGCGATTGCGACCAATGAAGCGTTGATCGATGCCGAGGTCAACAAGTTGTTTTCAGTTGCGCAACTGTGA
- a CDS encoding ribosome modulation factor, with protein MALYEGSLAEPGDRNPYAGQALVLLKLWMRGYMRMMRVRIDTGPAMSRYRGARAIASDSMSDQTDRPSASRHSAPR; from the coding sequence ATGGCGCTCTACGAGGGCTCACTCGCTGAACCCGGCGACCGCAACCCTTACGCCGGCCAAGCGCTCGTCCTCCTGAAGCTCTGGATGCGCGGGTACATGCGGATGATGCGGGTACGGATCGACACCGGACCCGCTATGTCGCGATACCGCGGAGCGCGCGCCATAGCATCCGATTCCATGTCGGACCAGACCGATCGCCCTAGCGCGAGCAGACACTCAGCACCGCGATGA
- a CDS encoding ImmA/IrrE family metallo-endopeptidase encodes MDGWDDLAFGRDAQAIAARIAAECTTFNLAALRDDPLGTLVRSTEITIEIEDGLAATGCGGGGYYRPSPPTIHLHPATSRRDNFTLLHELAHHLQQSHDQWGFALIDMTDRERREIEEAVCDQFAAQILMPVDDTDRHATSLHPADVMSGLFARSAASRSAALQRVREMLPEGARWLLAVADLDGVVTTSASTYDDPQPPKGFAQKGFRRVAAEAMESAVRREFHEGIEYKTGSVLDGMRVEAALDYEERYVFLALRPTTANGAGTWTFPPQECSNPACEKTFQAKQSSGRCENCQDFKCPHCQRCGCTAPATPTKCGTCFLPYTPAEMESGKHECW; translated from the coding sequence GTGGACGGCTGGGACGATCTCGCATTCGGCCGAGATGCCCAGGCGATCGCCGCTCGGATCGCCGCGGAGTGCACCACCTTTAACCTCGCAGCCCTACGCGATGATCCCCTCGGGACGCTGGTGCGGAGCACCGAGATCACCATTGAGATCGAGGACGGCCTCGCCGCCACCGGTTGCGGTGGAGGCGGTTACTACCGCCCATCACCGCCCACGATCCACCTGCACCCAGCGACGTCGCGCCGCGACAACTTCACGCTGCTCCATGAGCTCGCCCATCACCTGCAGCAGTCGCACGACCAATGGGGTTTCGCGCTCATCGACATGACCGACCGGGAGCGCCGCGAGATCGAGGAGGCTGTGTGCGACCAGTTCGCCGCCCAAATTCTAATGCCGGTCGACGACACCGATCGCCACGCCACCTCGCTTCACCCCGCTGACGTTATGTCCGGACTGTTCGCGCGATCCGCGGCCTCCCGATCCGCCGCCCTACAGCGTGTGCGCGAGATGCTGCCCGAGGGCGCGCGCTGGCTACTGGCTGTCGCGGACCTCGACGGGGTGGTCACCACGTCAGCGAGCACCTATGACGATCCACAGCCGCCGAAGGGATTCGCGCAAAAGGGGTTCAGGCGCGTCGCCGCCGAGGCGATGGAGTCCGCCGTGCGAAGGGAGTTCCACGAGGGCATCGAGTACAAAACCGGGTCTGTGCTCGACGGTATGCGGGTGGAGGCCGCTCTCGATTACGAGGAGCGGTACGTGTTCCTCGCCCTGCGCCCAACGACCGCGAACGGGGCGGGCACCTGGACCTTCCCCCCACAGGAGTGTTCTAACCCCGCGTGCGAAAAGACCTTTCAGGCAAAGCAATCCAGCGGCCGCTGCGAGAACTGTCAGGACTTCAAGTGCCCGCATTGCCAGCGATGCGGCTGCACGGCGCCTGCAACTCCAACGAAGTGCGGTACCTGCTTCCTTCCGTATACACCAGCTGAGATGGAATCGGGCAAGCACGAGTGCTGGTGA
- a CDS encoding GNAT family N-acetyltransferase, with product MGLDLVDHRRGPADKYSWMPPFDWEIAYTNERWWDEVRYYADDPWFVQVLEDGVEVARIELDDPGGINPTYLNVPELGTDRLEIQLIEVAAASHNRGVGTRVVQALSRRHPGRRLFAYSEQADGFWARLGWEPFYDPGPGPAGHTLFIQPTVAPTLDSGSHVRHE from the coding sequence ATGGGCCTCGATCTAGTCGACCACCGCCGCGGCCCCGCGGACAAGTACTCCTGGATGCCGCCCTTCGACTGGGAGATCGCTTATACGAACGAGCGGTGGTGGGACGAGGTCCGGTACTACGCCGACGATCCGTGGTTCGTGCAAGTGCTGGAGGACGGCGTCGAGGTGGCCCGGATTGAACTCGACGATCCGGGCGGCATCAATCCGACCTACCTCAACGTGCCGGAACTCGGCACCGATCGCCTAGAGATCCAGCTGATCGAGGTGGCCGCCGCCTCGCACAACCGCGGCGTCGGCACGCGGGTGGTACAGGCACTCAGCCGTCGGCACCCCGGCCGGCGGCTCTTCGCATACAGCGAGCAGGCCGACGGATTCTGGGCGCGGCTCGGATGGGAGCCGTTCTACGACCCGGGACCGGGTCCCGCGGGCCACACTCTGTTCATCCAACCCACTGTGGCCCCGACTCTCGACAGCGGCTCGCACGTGAGACATGAGTGA
- a CDS encoding IS3 family transposase (programmed frameshift) has protein sequence MPRQYSPEFRVRALRLVDTTMESAEVSEFEAIKSVASKLGVAEESVRRWRRKSQIDAGERPGVTTSEHAEIRRLKREVAELRRANEILKSASAFFRSGTRPPRNEMIAYIDAHRDQFGVEFICRVLRAAIPGFFTSRGYRDAKTRPRCDRALRDELLIAELATVHRANYSVYGVKKMQHAMIRRGWSIGREQTRRLMHLAGLRGVRRGKPVFTTITDPAAARPADLVNRQFATSAPNRLWVADITYVRTWQGFCYTAFVIDACTKRIVGWAVSPTMSTEDLPLQAFNHAVWQQNSDLSELIHHSDRGSQYLSLTYTERLLELDIAPSVGSRGDSYDNALAEAVNAAYKTELIYRGRRWRGVDDVELATAQWVAWYNQERLHEALGYLTPAEYETALTADSHHASQPAPALATA, from the exons ATGCCCCGTCAGTATTCGCCCGAGTTTCGGGTGCGTGCGTTGCGTTTGGTGGACACCACAATGGAGTCTGCGGAAGTGTCTGAGTTCGAGGCGATCAAGTCTGTTGCGAGCAAACTCGGGGTTGCCGAGGAGTCGGTGCGTCGGTGGCGGCGTAAGTCGCAGATCGATGCCGGCGAACGCCCTGGCGTGACGACCTCCGAGCACGCTGAGATTCGCCGCCTCAAGCGCGAGGTCGCCGAATTACGAAGAGCGAACGAGATTTTGAAGTCTGCGTCAGCGTTTT TTCGCAGCGGAACTCGACCGCCCAGGAACGAAATGATCGCCTACATCGATGCGCATCGCGATCAGTTCGGGGTCGAGTTCATCTGCCGTGTTCTGCGGGCAGCTATCCCTGGGTTTTTCACGTCCCGCGGTTACCGCGACGCCAAGACCCGCCCCCGCTGCGACCGCGCTCTGCGCGATGAGCTGCTGATCGCCGAGCTGGCCACCGTGCACCGGGCGAACTACTCGGTCTACGGCGTCAAGAAAATGCAGCACGCCATGATCCGGCGTGGCTGGTCGATCGGACGCGAACAAACCCGCAGGTTAATGCACTTGGCTGGCCTGCGCGGTGTGCGGCGCGGCAAACCGGTATTCACCACAATCACCGACCCCGCCGCGGCCCGACCGGCCGATCTGGTCAACCGGCAGTTCGCCACCAGCGCACCCAATCGGCTCTGGGTCGCCGACATCACCTACGTGCGGACCTGGCAGGGGTTCTGCTACACCGCGTTCGTCATCGATGCCTGCACTAAACGGATCGTCGGGTGGGCGGTGTCGCCCACGATGAGCACCGAAGACTTACCTCTTCAGGCGTTCAATCATGCTGTTTGGCAACAGAACTCAGATCTTTCTGAGTTGATCCATCATTCCGACCGCGGATCGCAATACCTATCGCTGACCTATACCGAGCGGCTACTTGAGCTCGACATCGCGCCATCGGTGGGATCTCGCGGAGATAGCTATGACAACGCCCTGGCCGAAGCAGTCAACGCCGCCTACAAAACAGAACTGATCTACCGCGGCCGGCGCTGGCGCGGCGTCGACGACGTCGAACTGGCAACCGCTCAATGGGTGGCCTGGTACAACCAGGAACGCCTGCACGAAGCCCTCGGCTACCTCACCCCAGCCGAGTACGAGACCGCCCTCACCGCGGACTCACACCATGCGAGCCAGCCAGCCCCGGCCCTCGCAACCGCATAG
- a CDS encoding helix-turn-helix transcriptional regulator: protein MLENASATPTQRKLATIPDVCGQLSVGRSTVYGLIDDGTLRRVKIGARTLIPQADVDAFVAGLLDGGVA, encoded by the coding sequence GTGCTTGAGAATGCGAGCGCCACACCCACTCAGCGCAAATTGGCCACCATTCCGGACGTCTGCGGACAACTCAGCGTCGGCCGCAGCACCGTGTATGGGCTGATCGACGACGGCACCTTGCGCCGCGTGAAAATCGGTGCGAGAACATTGATTCCGCAAGCTGACGTCGACGCCTTCGTCGCTGGTCTGCTCGACGGCGGTGTGGCGTGA
- a CDS encoding tyrosine-type recombinase/integrase — protein sequence MGTRRADGEGSYRQRSNGLWEASTRYTAADGERKRLSVYGKTRAEARGKLNDARKRIAEGAPPRDDRQTIGLWLASWRTTALPASSRKATTQELYANLCRKHLEGDTELATRRLDQIRPTHVEALVLRLRGKGLSDSTVRQVYTVLRAALDIAVRDGLLANNPTAKVKRPAVAPKEARYLSTEDVRRLLNQLDGLRYRLAVLLMAATGMRRGEVAGLRWSDVDLTKGELTVAGIVVRVAGALEWTAPKTDRSRRRIPLTTGLITELKKHRKTQIAERLHAGDQWTDTGAVFATEVGGWLDPRNLLRTVEIAAGKAGIENVGAHTLRHSAAVGWLESGVHIKAAADLLGHASINITGDLYGHTSDDAARAAVKGLGDALGL from the coding sequence ATGGGAACACGCCGGGCTGATGGCGAGGGTTCATACCGGCAGCGATCCAATGGGCTCTGGGAGGCGTCGACCAGGTACACCGCGGCCGACGGGGAGCGAAAACGGCTCAGCGTCTATGGCAAGACTCGCGCCGAGGCACGCGGCAAGCTCAACGATGCCCGCAAGCGGATCGCCGAGGGCGCTCCCCCGCGCGACGACAGGCAGACGATCGGGCTGTGGCTCGCGTCCTGGCGGACGACGGCGTTGCCGGCGTCATCCCGGAAGGCGACCACCCAGGAGCTCTACGCCAATTTGTGCCGCAAGCACTTGGAGGGCGACACCGAACTCGCCACCCGGCGGCTCGACCAGATCCGGCCGACGCACGTCGAAGCGCTCGTATTGCGCCTGCGCGGTAAAGGGCTGTCCGACAGCACGGTTCGACAGGTGTACACGGTGCTGCGGGCCGCGCTGGACATCGCTGTCCGCGACGGCTTGCTCGCGAACAATCCGACGGCCAAGGTGAAGCGTCCCGCCGTGGCGCCGAAGGAAGCGCGGTACCTGTCCACCGAAGACGTGCGCCGGCTCCTGAACCAACTCGATGGGCTTCGCTACCGGCTCGCGGTGCTCTTGATGGCGGCGACCGGGATGCGCCGCGGTGAAGTCGCCGGGCTGCGCTGGTCCGACGTCGACCTGACCAAGGGTGAGTTGACCGTGGCCGGCATCGTCGTGCGCGTCGCCGGCGCGTTGGAGTGGACCGCGCCGAAGACCGATCGGTCGCGGCGACGCATCCCGTTGACGACCGGGCTCATCACCGAGTTGAAGAAGCACCGCAAGACGCAGATCGCCGAGCGGCTGCACGCCGGCGATCAGTGGACTGACACCGGCGCCGTGTTCGCGACGGAGGTCGGCGGCTGGCTCGACCCGCGCAACCTACTGCGCACCGTTGAGATTGCAGCGGGCAAGGCTGGGATCGAGAACGTCGGCGCGCACACGCTGCGACATTCGGCAGCCGTCGGCTGGCTGGAATCCGGCGTACACATCAAAGCCGCGGCCGACCTGCTCGGGCACGCGTCGATCAACATCACCGGCGATCTGTACGGGCACACCAGCGATGACGCCGCGCGGGCTGCGGTGAAAGGGCTCGGCGATGCGCTCGGACTGTGA
- a CDS encoding cryptochrome/photolyase family protein — MTATVNDDTPLWLFADQLGPAVHGGEHAHREVLLIESDAALRKRRYHRQKLHLVLSALRHAHRDLGDRATLLKADTYTEALEHFGRPVLVHQPTSHAAEKFVERLQKVGLVADVLPTPTFALPRRDFEEWAGDRTRFRMEDFYREQRRRFDVLMDGVDPVGRRWNYDEDNRESPPKKQATLGVPKPYQPREDDIDEQVRRDLDRMDIDTVGADGPRLFAVTPSEARRALKRFIDHRLPTFGRYEDAMMGQDWAMSHSLLSVPLNLGVLHPLDAVHAAEQAYRTGAAPLAAVEGFVRQILGWREYMWHLYWHFGPDYTRNNELDARTELPRWWADLDADSVTAECLRHALMGVRDRGWTHHIQRLMVLGNHALQRGYSPRQLTEWFATAYVDGFRWVMPTNVIGMSQHADGGKLATKPYAAGGAYINRMSDHCGACAYDPTKRLGDDACPFTAGYWNFVHRHQDRLSRNRRTQRTVSLMERLGDIDAVLAQEKARRSF; from the coding sequence GTGACCGCCACCGTCAACGACGACACCCCGCTCTGGCTGTTCGCCGACCAACTCGGCCCTGCCGTCCACGGCGGTGAGCACGCGCACCGCGAGGTGCTGCTCATCGAGTCCGACGCCGCGCTGCGCAAGCGTCGCTACCACCGCCAGAAGCTGCACCTGGTCCTCTCGGCGCTGCGGCACGCGCACCGCGACCTCGGCGACCGGGCCACCCTGCTCAAGGCCGACACCTACACCGAAGCGCTGGAACACTTCGGCCGGCCGGTCCTGGTGCACCAGCCGACCTCGCATGCCGCCGAGAAGTTCGTCGAGCGTCTGCAGAAGGTCGGCCTGGTCGCCGACGTACTGCCTACCCCCACATTCGCATTGCCCCGCAGGGACTTTGAAGAGTGGGCGGGTGACCGCACCCGGTTCCGCATGGAGGACTTCTACCGCGAGCAGCGCCGCCGCTTCGACGTCCTGATGGACGGCGTCGACCCGGTCGGGCGCCGCTGGAACTACGACGAGGACAACCGCGAGTCGCCGCCGAAGAAGCAGGCCACCCTTGGCGTGCCCAAGCCCTATCAGCCGCGCGAGGACGACATCGACGAGCAGGTCCGCCGCGACCTCGACCGGATGGACATCGACACCGTCGGCGCCGACGGGCCCCGACTGTTCGCGGTCACCCCGAGCGAGGCTCGCCGCGCCCTCAAGCGCTTCATCGACCACCGCCTGCCCACCTTCGGCCGCTACGAGGACGCGATGATGGGCCAGGACTGGGCGATGTCGCACTCGCTGCTGTCGGTTCCGCTCAACCTCGGCGTGCTGCACCCACTGGATGCAGTCCACGCCGCCGAACAGGCCTACCGCACCGGGGCGGCACCGCTGGCCGCGGTCGAGGGTTTCGTCCGGCAGATCCTCGGCTGGCGCGAGTACATGTGGCACCTGTACTGGCATTTCGGCCCGGACTACACCCGCAACAACGAACTGGACGCGCGTACCGAACTGCCGCGGTGGTGGGCCGATCTCGACGCCGACTCCGTCACCGCCGAATGCCTGCGGCACGCCCTGATGGGCGTCCGCGACCGCGGCTGGACGCACCACATCCAGCGGCTCATGGTGCTCGGCAACCACGCCCTGCAGCGCGGCTACTCACCGCGCCAGCTGACCGAATGGTTCGCCACCGCCTACGTCGACGGGTTCCGCTGGGTCATGCCCACCAACGTCATCGGCATGAGCCAGCATGCCGACGGCGGCAAGCTCGCCACCAAGCCGTACGCCGCAGGCGGCGCCTACATCAACCGGATGAGCGACCACTGCGGTGCCTGCGCCTACGACCCCACCAAACGGCTCGGCGACGACGCGTGCCCGTTCACCGCCGGCTACTGGAATTTCGTGCACCGCCACCAGGACCGGTTGTCGCGCAACCGGCGCACGCAGCGCACCGTCTCGCTGATGGAGCGTCTCGGCGACATCGACGCCGTGCTCGCGCAGGAGAAGGCGCGCCGCTCGTTCTGA
- a CDS encoding sulfite exporter TauE/SafE family protein, producing the protein MRSLLIFTLVGVGAQLVDGALGMAFGVTASTLLVLSGLGAAQASAAVHLAEVGTTLASGLSHWRFKNIDWSIVLKLGLPGSIGAFAGATVLSSLSTEHAAPLMAAILVAIGVYVLLRFSLRNPPVLRHGETPHSAKFLSPLGLFGGFIDASGGGGWGPVTTSTLLSRGKTAPRTVIGSVSASEFLVAASASIGFGVGLREEFVQNLPVVLGLAVGGVIAAPFAAWLVSRIRPALLGTAVGGVIVLTNSQKLVHYFGIHWPWSTAVYTLIVLGWAAALYVAWRYRRVVEPAATAADAEPVAAVGR; encoded by the coding sequence GTGCGTTCGCTTCTGATCTTCACGCTCGTCGGTGTCGGAGCCCAGCTGGTCGACGGCGCCCTGGGGATGGCGTTCGGTGTCACCGCGTCGACGCTGCTGGTGCTGAGCGGACTGGGCGCGGCGCAGGCGAGTGCGGCGGTGCACCTGGCCGAGGTCGGCACGACGTTGGCCTCGGGGCTCTCGCACTGGCGGTTCAAGAACATCGACTGGTCGATCGTGCTGAAGCTGGGGCTGCCCGGCTCGATCGGGGCGTTCGCCGGCGCGACGGTGCTGTCGTCGCTGTCGACCGAGCACGCGGCGCCGCTGATGGCGGCCATCCTCGTCGCGATCGGCGTCTACGTCCTGCTGCGGTTCTCGTTGCGCAATCCGCCGGTGCTGCGGCACGGTGAGACCCCGCACTCGGCGAAGTTCCTGAGCCCGCTCGGGTTGTTCGGCGGGTTCATCGACGCCTCCGGTGGCGGCGGTTGGGGCCCGGTCACGACGAGCACGCTGCTGTCGCGCGGCAAGACCGCGCCGCGCACGGTGATCGGATCGGTCAGCGCATCGGAGTTCCTGGTGGCCGCGTCCGCGTCGATCGGTTTCGGCGTCGGGCTGCGCGAGGAGTTCGTGCAGAACCTGCCGGTGGTCCTCGGATTGGCCGTGGGCGGGGTGATCGCGGCGCCGTTCGCGGCGTGGCTGGTCAGCCGGATCCGGCCGGCACTGCTGGGCACCGCGGTCGGCGGCGTGATCGTGCTCACCAACAGCCAGAAGCTGGTGCACTACTTCGGTATTCACTGGCCGTGGTCGACAGCGGTGTACACGCTGATCGTGCTCGGTTGGGCGGCGGCGCTGTACGTGGCGTGGCGGTACCGCCGGGTCGTGGAGCCCGCCGCGACGGCGGCCGACGCCGAGCCGGTCGCTGCCGTCGGCCGCTAG
- a CDS encoding sulfite exporter TauE/SafE family protein, translating to MPVVDLVLIALAGVGAGAINALVGSGTLITFPTLVTLGFPPVTATMSNAIGLVAGGVSGTWGYRRELRGQWNRLAWQIPASFLGAGVGAWLLLHLPEKVFEQVVPALLIAALILVVVGPRIQAYARRRAEAAGQSAQDVSRLRMAAVVFATFAVGIYGGYFTAAQGILLIAAMGALLPEDMQRMNAAKNLLSLVVNIVAAVAYVVVAFDRISWLAAGLIAAGSLIGGFLGAHYGRRMSPAVLRAVIVVVGLIGLWRLVTL from the coding sequence GTGCCCGTCGTCGACCTGGTTCTGATCGCGCTGGCCGGCGTCGGGGCAGGCGCCATCAACGCGCTCGTCGGCTCCGGCACCTTGATCACGTTCCCCACGCTGGTGACGCTCGGCTTCCCGCCGGTCACCGCGACGATGTCGAACGCGATCGGCCTGGTGGCCGGCGGCGTCTCCGGCACCTGGGGTTATCGCCGCGAACTGCGCGGCCAGTGGAACCGCCTGGCCTGGCAGATCCCGGCGTCGTTCCTCGGCGCGGGCGTCGGCGCATGGCTGCTGCTGCACCTGCCGGAGAAGGTGTTCGAGCAGGTGGTGCCAGCCCTGCTGATCGCCGCGCTGATCCTGGTGGTGGTCGGCCCGCGCATCCAGGCCTACGCGCGGCGCCGGGCCGAGGCGGCCGGCCAGTCCGCGCAGGACGTGTCGCGGCTGCGGATGGCCGCGGTGGTGTTTGCGACGTTCGCGGTCGGCATCTACGGCGGCTATTTCACTGCGGCACAGGGGATTCTGCTGATCGCCGCGATGGGTGCGCTGCTGCCCGAGGACATGCAGCGGATGAACGCGGCCAAGAACCTGCTGTCGCTGGTCGTCAACATCGTGGCCGCGGTCGCCTACGTCGTGGTGGCGTTCGACCGGATCAGCTGGCTGGCGGCCGGGCTGATCGCGGCGGGCTCGCTGATCGGGGGTTTCCTCGGCGCGCACTACGGGCGACGGATGTCGCCGGCGGTGCTGCGGGCCGTGATCGTCGTCGTGGGGCTCATCGGGCTGTGGCGATTGGTGACACTCTGA